In Kocuria turfanensis, a single genomic region encodes these proteins:
- a CDS encoding DsbA family protein, translating into MTDADLHFYFDPTCPFAWLTSKWVRTVAARRDHRVDWRFISLRLLNEHVDYDAWFPPEYEAGHTAGLHLLRVAARTRAEHGREAVGRLYEALGAHTFDADPVPDPGTPGKDRRATPAFLEPVLEAAGLPAALAAALDDESLDAVVRAETEEALTLTGRDVGTPIIHFGPPEGVAFFGPVISRLPGEDEALELWDHVVALARFPGFAELKRSLREQPQLRGLGAAPDRPGAEEDWHAGSRRTKK; encoded by the coding sequence ATGACGGACGCCGACCTGCACTTCTACTTCGACCCCACCTGCCCGTTCGCCTGGCTGACCAGCAAGTGGGTCCGCACGGTCGCAGCCCGGAGGGACCACCGGGTGGACTGGCGGTTCATCTCCCTGCGCCTGCTCAACGAGCACGTGGACTACGACGCGTGGTTCCCGCCCGAGTACGAGGCCGGCCACACGGCCGGCCTGCACCTGCTGCGGGTGGCCGCCCGCACCCGCGCCGAGCACGGCCGCGAGGCCGTGGGGCGGCTGTACGAGGCCCTCGGGGCGCACACCTTCGACGCCGACCCGGTGCCCGACCCCGGGACGCCCGGGAAGGACCGCCGCGCCACACCGGCCTTCCTCGAGCCGGTCCTGGAGGCCGCCGGGCTCCCGGCCGCACTGGCCGCCGCCCTCGACGACGAGTCCCTGGACGCGGTGGTCCGGGCCGAGACCGAGGAGGCGCTGACCCTGACGGGCCGGGACGTGGGCACGCCGATCATCCACTTCGGCCCCCCGGAGGGCGTGGCCTTCTTCGGCCCGGTCATCAGCCGGCTCCCGGGGGAGGACGAGGCCCTCGAGCTGTGGGACCACGTGGTGGCGCTCGCCCGCTTCCCCGGCTTCGCCGAGCTCAAGCGCAGCCTCCGGGAGCAGCCGCAGCTGCGGGGACTCGGAGCCGCCCCGGACCGCCCCGGGGCCGAGGAGGACTGGCACGCCGGGAGCCGGCGGACCAAGAAGTAG
- a CDS encoding TetR/AcrR family transcriptional regulator: MAPARTPPRRRGRPSQPVLSEERITSAAIKIVATRGYQHLTMTELARELKVSTSALYNHTSSKRDVLIRVQDRINQGIDRSGFGSLPWDGALERWARSYRDCYAQHTAMIPIMAVLPVADSPHTLEMYEAVARGLADAGWARGDIADVIVSVESLVFGAAYDATAPADIFDPGERSDLAPVFADAVRARPADAAAAADEAFDVALRAMLDGLRLRLAAGRD, from the coding sequence ATGGCTCCCGCCCGAACCCCTCCTCGGCGCCGCGGGCGCCCGAGCCAGCCGGTGCTCTCCGAGGAGCGGATCACCAGCGCCGCCATCAAGATCGTGGCCACCCGGGGCTACCAGCACCTCACCATGACGGAGCTCGCCCGCGAGCTGAAGGTCTCCACCTCGGCGCTGTACAACCACACGTCCTCGAAGCGCGACGTGCTGATCCGCGTCCAGGACCGGATCAACCAGGGCATCGACCGCTCCGGCTTCGGCAGCCTCCCGTGGGACGGGGCCCTCGAGCGCTGGGCACGGTCCTACCGGGACTGCTACGCCCAGCACACGGCGATGATCCCGATCATGGCCGTGCTGCCGGTGGCGGACTCCCCGCACACCCTGGAGATGTACGAGGCCGTGGCCCGGGGGCTCGCGGACGCCGGCTGGGCGCGCGGCGACATCGCCGACGTGATCGTCTCGGTCGAGTCCCTGGTCTTCGGCGCCGCCTACGACGCCACCGCGCCGGCCGACATCTTCGACCCCGGGGAGCGCTCGGACCTGGCCCCGGTGTTCGCCGACGCCGTGCGGGCCCGCCCCGCGGACGCGGCGGCGGCGGCCGACGAGGCGTTCGACGTGGCCCTGCGCGCCATGCTGGACGGCCTGCGCCTGCGCCTGGCGGCCGGGCGGGACTGA
- a CDS encoding gamma-aminobutyraldehyde dehydrogenase: MSDVLQNYVDGAFVDAHGTGRIDVVDPATGKTVAVSPVSDATDVDQAFAAAKKAFRTWKRTTPSERQLMLLRLADALEAHSSELVDAQHRNTGQPRQMIADEEVAAGADNLRFFAGAARTLEGKAAAEYMGEHTSYVRREPVGVVAQVTPWNYPLLMAIWKLGPALAAGNTVVLKPSDTTPESTLVLARLIDGIFPAGVVNILLGDGSTGALMTAHRTPSMVSITGSVRAGRAVALAAAQNLTRGHLELGGKAPAVVFADADLPAAARALVEFGTFNAGQDCTAVTRILVQDSAHDEFVRLLAAAARDIVTGDPDESKNFYGPLNNVRHFEDVCRKLADLPGHATVVTGGKPVEGAPGYFFEPTVVTGVHQDDALVQEETFGPVLTVQPFSTEEEALELANDVDYALASSVWTTDHGTAMRVSRDLEFGCVWVNTHVMLTSEMPHGGFKNSGYGKDLSLYSVEEYTQVKHVMHALDV; encoded by the coding sequence ATGAGCGACGTCCTGCAGAACTACGTCGACGGCGCCTTCGTCGACGCCCACGGCACCGGCCGGATCGACGTGGTCGACCCGGCCACCGGGAAGACGGTGGCCGTCTCCCCGGTCTCCGACGCCACGGACGTGGACCAGGCCTTCGCCGCCGCCAAGAAGGCCTTCCGGACCTGGAAGCGCACCACCCCGAGCGAGCGCCAGCTCATGCTGCTCCGGCTCGCGGACGCGCTCGAGGCGCACAGCTCCGAGCTCGTCGACGCCCAGCACCGCAACACCGGCCAGCCCCGCCAGATGATCGCGGACGAGGAGGTCGCCGCCGGCGCCGACAACCTGCGCTTCTTCGCCGGCGCGGCCCGCACCCTCGAGGGCAAGGCCGCCGCGGAGTACATGGGCGAGCACACCTCCTACGTGCGGCGCGAGCCGGTCGGCGTCGTCGCGCAGGTCACCCCCTGGAACTACCCGCTGCTCATGGCGATCTGGAAGCTCGGCCCCGCGCTGGCCGCGGGCAACACCGTGGTCCTCAAGCCCTCGGACACCACGCCCGAGTCCACCCTCGTGCTGGCCCGGCTCATCGACGGCATCTTCCCCGCCGGCGTGGTGAACATCCTCCTGGGGGACGGCTCCACGGGGGCGCTCATGACCGCCCACCGCACGCCCTCCATGGTCTCCATCACCGGCTCCGTGCGCGCCGGCCGCGCGGTGGCCCTGGCCGCGGCGCAGAACCTCACCCGCGGCCACCTCGAGCTGGGCGGCAAGGCGCCCGCCGTCGTGTTCGCGGACGCCGACCTGCCCGCCGCCGCCAGGGCCCTCGTCGAGTTCGGCACCTTCAACGCCGGCCAGGACTGCACCGCGGTGACCCGCATCCTGGTCCAGGACAGCGCCCACGACGAGTTCGTGCGGCTGCTGGCCGCGGCCGCCCGGGACATCGTGACCGGGGACCCGGACGAGTCCAAGAACTTCTACGGCCCGCTCAACAACGTCCGGCACTTCGAGGACGTCTGCCGCAAGCTCGCCGACCTGCCCGGGCACGCGACCGTGGTCACCGGCGGGAAGCCGGTCGAGGGAGCCCCCGGCTACTTCTTCGAGCCCACCGTGGTGACCGGGGTCCACCAGGACGACGCCCTCGTGCAGGAGGAGACCTTCGGCCCGGTGCTCACCGTGCAGCCCTTCAGCACGGAGGAAGAGGCGCTCGAGCTCGCCAACGACGTGGACTACGCGCTGGCCTCGAGCGTGTGGACCACCGACCACGGCACGGCCATGCGGGTCTCCCGCGACCTCGAGTTCGGCTGCGTGTGGGTCAACACCCACGTCATGCTGACCTCCGAGATGCCGCACGGCGGGTTCAAGAACTCCGGCTACGGCAAGGACCTCTCCCTCTACTCGGTCGAGGAGTACACCCAGGTCAAGCACGTCATGCACGCCCTGGACGTCTGA
- a CDS encoding DUF427 domain-containing protein: protein MSRPRPRTPGPGQESVWDYPRPPRVEPTPERVEVWLGGTCIAATTAALRVLETSHPPAYYLPRAAFAEGSLRPCEGASWCEWKGAAAWFDVQGGRRSAPRAAWTYPDPAPGFGSLRGHVAVLPGAMGRCLVDGERVVPQEGGFYGGWITSRVIGPFKGGPGSRGW from the coding sequence ATGAGCAGACCACGGCCCCGGACCCCGGGTCCCGGCCAGGAGTCCGTGTGGGACTACCCGCGCCCGCCCCGGGTCGAGCCCACCCCGGAGCGGGTCGAGGTCTGGCTGGGCGGGACCTGCATCGCCGCCACCACGGCCGCCCTCCGGGTGCTGGAGACCAGCCACCCGCCGGCCTACTACCTGCCCCGCGCGGCCTTCGCCGAGGGCAGCCTCCGCCCCTGCGAGGGGGCCTCGTGGTGCGAGTGGAAGGGCGCGGCGGCCTGGTTCGACGTGCAGGGCGGGCGGCGGAGCGCCCCGCGCGCCGCGTGGACCTATCCCGATCCGGCGCCCGGCTTCGGGTCCCTGCGGGGGCACGTGGCGGTGCTGCCCGGGGCGATGGGCCGGTGCCTGGTCGACGGGGAGCGGGTGGTCCCGCAGGAGGGCGGGTTCTACGGCGGCTGGATCACCTCCCGGGTGATCGGCCCGTTCAAGGGCGGCCCGGGCAGCCGGGGGTGGTGA
- a CDS encoding YeeE/YedE family protein codes for MLISGLLIGAALGFVLQRGRFCVTGAFRDVWIAKNTWWLSALFVAIAVQSVGVWVLDALGVITLSSTGFAWLATIVGGFVFGFGIVLAGGCATGTYYRAGEGLVGSWFALLFYALFAAISKYGPLAGTTQALRGITTEHGTIHETLHVSPWILVALLVAVAALWARHHLTKPRMKVATLPPERTGLNHLLFEKAWNPFATAVVIGLIALAAWPASWATGREFGLGITGPSANIANYLTTGDLEMVDWGVLLVVGILVGSFIAAKGSGEFKIRVPDAQTIVRSIAGGALMGIGAAWAGGCTIGNGLVETSMFSWQGWIGLGAMILGTGAAAKIFIAPRKKSAAPGRVPAGV; via the coding sequence GTGCTTATCTCAGGTCTCCTCATCGGCGCCGCCCTCGGGTTCGTCCTCCAGCGCGGCCGTTTCTGCGTCACCGGCGCGTTCCGCGACGTCTGGATCGCGAAGAACACGTGGTGGCTGTCCGCCCTGTTCGTGGCCATCGCGGTCCAGTCGGTCGGAGTGTGGGTGCTCGACGCCCTCGGCGTGATCACCCTCTCCTCCACCGGCTTCGCGTGGCTGGCCACGATCGTCGGCGGCTTCGTCTTCGGCTTCGGCATCGTCCTCGCCGGCGGCTGCGCCACCGGCACCTACTACCGAGCGGGCGAGGGCCTCGTCGGCTCCTGGTTCGCCCTGCTCTTCTACGCCCTGTTCGCGGCGATCTCCAAGTACGGCCCGCTCGCCGGGACCACGCAGGCGCTGCGCGGGATCACGACCGAGCACGGCACGATCCACGAGACCCTGCACGTCTCCCCGTGGATCCTGGTCGCCCTGCTGGTCGCGGTCGCGGCTCTCTGGGCACGCCACCACCTCACCAAGCCCCGGATGAAGGTCGCCACCCTTCCGCCGGAGCGGACGGGCCTCAACCACCTGCTGTTCGAGAAGGCCTGGAACCCGTTCGCGACCGCCGTGGTGATCGGCCTCATCGCGCTCGCCGCCTGGCCCGCCAGCTGGGCCACCGGCCGCGAGTTCGGCCTGGGCATCACGGGCCCCTCGGCCAACATCGCCAACTACCTCACCACCGGTGACCTCGAGATGGTCGACTGGGGCGTGCTGCTGGTGGTCGGCATCCTGGTCGGGTCGTTCATCGCGGCCAAGGGATCCGGCGAGTTCAAGATCCGCGTCCCCGACGCGCAGACGATCGTCCGGTCCATCGCCGGCGGCGCCCTGATGGGCATCGGCGCGGCCTGGGCCGGCGGCTGCACCATCGGCAACGGGCTCGTCGAGACCTCGATGTTCTCGTGGCAGGGCTGGATCGGCCTGGGCGCCATGATCCTCGGCACCGGGGCCGCCGCCAAGATCTTCATCGCCCCCCGCAAGAAGTCCGCCGCCCCGGGCCGCGTCCCGGCCGGCGTCTGA
- a CDS encoding sulfurtransferase TusA family protein, translating into MAQHILETDGLVCPFPVVEAKAAMAEMPAGDELVINFDCTQGTEAIPRWAAENGYPVTQFSKRGAAEWSITVQKA; encoded by the coding sequence ATGGCACAGCACATCCTCGAGACCGACGGTCTCGTCTGCCCGTTCCCCGTCGTCGAGGCGAAGGCCGCGATGGCCGAGATGCCCGCCGGCGACGAGCTCGTCATCAACTTCGACTGCACGCAGGGCACCGAGGCCATCCCGCGCTGGGCGGCCGAGAACGGCTACCCCGTCACGCAGTTCTCCAAGCGCGGCGCGGCCGAGTGGTCGATCACCGTGCAGAAGGCCTGA
- a CDS encoding MFS transporter: MDIRHQIDASKMSSYQWLIIAVATFLNALDGYDVLAMAFTATSVTEEFGLSGAQLGWLLSAGLIGMAVGSLVLGPFADRYGRRTILVVALAVNALGLFLSTTADSATALGAWRVVTGLGVGGILASATVLTSEYASARRRGMAVSIFTAGYGVGATLGGMGATQLIPAFGWRSVFLTGGLLTLVAIGLVLALMPESVDYLRTRRPAGALPKLQRIARRIRLSGEVELGPAPVATGRRQGAVATLLSPRYRTASLLLWISFFVIMFGFYFANSWTPRLLVESGMTEQQGIVGGLMLTMGGTFGSLLYGVLTTRWEARATLMVFTVLSALTLVVFITTTSVPLLAFASGVLVGMLINGCIAGLYTVAPQTYEPGIRTTGVGWGIGVGRAGAILAPIAVGALLDAGWSPTALYVGVAAVVVLAALALLRLRPFEEAGATAPERAPAVR, from the coding sequence ATGGACATCCGACACCAGATCGACGCATCGAAGATGTCGTCCTACCAGTGGCTCATCATCGCGGTGGCCACGTTCCTCAACGCCCTCGACGGCTACGACGTCCTCGCGATGGCCTTCACGGCCACGTCCGTGACCGAGGAGTTCGGCCTCTCCGGCGCCCAGCTGGGCTGGCTGCTCAGCGCCGGCCTCATCGGCATGGCCGTGGGCTCGCTCGTCCTCGGCCCGTTCGCGGACCGGTACGGCCGGCGCACGATCCTCGTCGTGGCGCTGGCCGTCAACGCCCTGGGACTGTTCCTGTCCACCACCGCGGACTCCGCGACGGCGCTCGGGGCCTGGCGCGTGGTCACCGGCCTGGGGGTGGGCGGCATCCTCGCCTCGGCCACGGTCCTCACCAGCGAGTACGCCAGCGCCCGGCGCCGCGGCATGGCCGTGAGCATCTTCACCGCGGGCTACGGCGTGGGCGCCACGCTCGGAGGCATGGGCGCGACCCAGCTGATCCCCGCCTTCGGCTGGCGCTCCGTGTTCCTCACCGGCGGCCTCCTCACGCTGGTGGCGATCGGGCTCGTGCTCGCCCTGATGCCCGAGTCGGTCGACTACCTCCGCACCCGGCGCCCGGCCGGCGCCCTGCCGAAGCTGCAGCGCATCGCCCGGCGGATCCGGCTCTCCGGCGAGGTGGAGCTCGGCCCCGCCCCGGTCGCCACCGGCCGACGGCAGGGCGCCGTGGCCACGCTGCTGAGCCCGCGCTATCGCACCGCCAGCCTCCTGCTGTGGATCTCCTTCTTCGTCATCATGTTCGGCTTCTACTTCGCGAACTCCTGGACGCCCCGCCTGCTGGTGGAGTCCGGGATGACCGAGCAGCAGGGCATCGTCGGCGGGCTCATGCTCACCATGGGCGGCACCTTCGGCTCCCTGCTGTACGGCGTGCTCACGACCCGCTGGGAGGCGCGGGCCACGCTCATGGTCTTCACGGTCCTCTCGGCGCTCACCCTCGTCGTGTTCATCACGACCACCTCCGTGCCGCTGCTCGCCTTCGCGAGCGGGGTGCTGGTGGGGATGCTCATCAACGGCTGCATCGCCGGGCTGTACACGGTCGCGCCGCAGACCTACGAGCCCGGGATCCGGACCACCGGCGTGGGCTGGGGGATCGGCGTGGGCCGGGCCGGGGCGATCCTCGCCCCCATCGCGGTGGGCGCGCTGCTCGACGCCGGGTGGAGCCCGACCGCCCTGTACGTGGGCGTGGCCGCGGTCGTGGTCCTGGCGGCTCTCGCGCTGCTGCGGCTGCGCCCCTTCGAGGAGGCCGGCGCGACCGCTCCGGAGCGCGCCCCGGCGGTGCGGTGA
- a CDS encoding PDR/VanB family oxidoreductase translates to MADSHHQVWQRAVVVTVEEIATGIRRIVLRPELPRPTRPGEHVDVRVLVDGAPVVRSYSVVDAAADGSELALSVFRTPASRGGSVFMHSIGAGQTLEITQPLQNFPLRIGAPSYVLLAGGIGITAVAGMAALLRRLGADYRLVYAGRSRPAMAYLEELAALHGDRLQAHVDDEGGALDVDGLVAGVPEGAELYMCGPIRLMDAVRRAWAERGLDRTGLRYETFGNSGWFEAQPFLVRIPRLGVEAVVGSDESMLEALEREGVDMMSDCRKGECGLCQVKVLDRAARIDHRDVFYSDRQKEPGTAMCCCVSRAVPAAPVTTSDERPSAVLTIDVP, encoded by the coding sequence ATGGCTGACTCCCACCACCAGGTCTGGCAGCGCGCGGTCGTCGTCACGGTCGAGGAGATCGCCACGGGCATCCGGCGCATCGTCCTGCGCCCCGAACTGCCCCGTCCCACGAGGCCCGGGGAGCACGTGGACGTCCGCGTCCTCGTCGACGGGGCGCCCGTCGTGCGCTCCTACTCCGTGGTGGACGCCGCCGCCGACGGGTCCGAACTGGCGCTCAGCGTCTTCCGCACCCCGGCCTCCCGCGGCGGGTCCGTGTTCATGCACTCGATCGGGGCCGGGCAGACCCTCGAGATCACCCAGCCGCTGCAGAACTTCCCCCTGCGCATCGGCGCGCCCTCCTACGTCCTGCTCGCCGGGGGCATCGGCATCACCGCGGTCGCCGGGATGGCGGCGCTGCTGCGCCGTCTCGGGGCGGACTACCGCCTCGTCTACGCCGGCCGCTCCCGCCCCGCCATGGCCTACCTGGAGGAGCTGGCCGCCCTGCACGGCGACCGGCTGCAGGCACACGTGGACGACGAGGGCGGAGCCCTCGACGTGGACGGCCTCGTGGCCGGGGTGCCCGAGGGCGCGGAGCTCTACATGTGCGGGCCCATCCGGCTCATGGACGCGGTGCGCCGCGCCTGGGCCGAGCGCGGACTCGACCGGACCGGCCTGCGCTACGAGACCTTCGGCAACAGCGGCTGGTTCGAGGCCCAGCCCTTCCTCGTGCGCATCCCGCGCCTGGGCGTCGAGGCCGTCGTCGGCTCCGACGAGTCCATGCTCGAGGCCCTGGAGAGGGAGGGCGTGGACATGATGTCCGACTGCCGCAAGGGCGAGTGCGGGCTGTGCCAGGTCAAGGTCCTCGACCGGGCCGCGCGGATCGACCACCGCGACGTGTTCTACTCGGACCGGCAGAAGGAGCCCGGCACCGCCATGTGCTGCTGCGTCTCCCGCGCCGTGCCGGCCGCCCCCGTGACCACCTCCGACGAGCGCCCGAGCGCCGTCCTCACCATCGACGTCCCCTGA
- a CDS encoding aromatic ring-hydroxylating dioxygenase subunit alpha, translating to MTVTATRTTTTAKLLSHPLNAWYVAGWDHEITGKGILSRTVAGRPLALYRTQDGRAVALADACWHRLAPLSQGKLVGRDEIQCPYHGLRYNAAGRCTAMPAQETLNPSATVPSFPVLERYRFVWVWLGDPTLADPTLVPDMHQMDSPEWAGDGETIHAPCNYQLVLDNLMDLTHEEFVHSSSIGQEELSEAEFETTHDERSVTVTRWMRNIDAPPFWRKNMRDRFPGFEGKVDRWQIIHYYFPSTICIDVGVAEAGTGAPEGDRSRGVNGYVMNTITPETGRSSHYFWAFMRNYRLDSQLITTQLRQGVHGVFGEDEAMLQAQQAAIDANPEHEFYNLNIDMGGMWVRRLLERALQAEGRAAAVPTAASGA from the coding sequence ATGACCGTCACCGCCACGCGGACCACCACGACCGCCAAGCTCCTGTCCCATCCGCTCAACGCCTGGTACGTGGCCGGATGGGACCACGAGATCACCGGCAAGGGGATCCTCTCCCGCACCGTCGCGGGCCGGCCCCTGGCCCTGTACCGGACCCAGGACGGCCGCGCCGTCGCGCTCGCCGACGCCTGCTGGCACCGCCTGGCTCCGCTGTCCCAGGGCAAGCTGGTGGGCCGGGACGAGATCCAGTGCCCGTACCACGGGCTGCGCTACAACGCCGCCGGACGCTGCACCGCGATGCCGGCGCAGGAGACGCTCAACCCCTCCGCGACGGTGCCGTCCTTCCCGGTGCTGGAGCGCTACCGGTTCGTGTGGGTGTGGCTCGGCGACCCCACCCTGGCCGACCCCACGCTCGTGCCGGACATGCACCAGATGGACAGCCCGGAGTGGGCCGGCGACGGGGAGACCATCCATGCACCCTGCAACTACCAGCTCGTCCTCGACAACCTCATGGACCTCACCCACGAGGAGTTCGTGCACTCCTCCAGCATCGGCCAGGAGGAGCTCTCCGAGGCGGAGTTCGAGACCACCCACGACGAGCGCTCCGTGACCGTGACGCGCTGGATGCGCAACATCGACGCCCCGCCCTTCTGGCGGAAGAACATGCGGGACCGGTTTCCCGGTTTCGAGGGGAAGGTGGACCGCTGGCAGATCATCCACTACTACTTCCCCTCCACCATCTGCATCGACGTCGGCGTGGCCGAGGCCGGCACCGGCGCGCCCGAGGGCGACCGCTCCCGCGGGGTCAACGGCTACGTGATGAACACGATCACCCCGGAGACGGGCCGCTCCAGCCACTACTTCTGGGCGTTCATGCGCAACTACCGCCTGGACAGCCAGCTCATCACCACGCAGCTGCGCCAGGGCGTGCACGGGGTGTTCGGCGAGGACGAGGCCATGCTGCAGGCCCAGCAGGCGGCCATCGACGCCAACCCGGAGCACGAGTTCTACAACCTCAACATCGACATGGGCGGGATGTGGGTGCGCCGTCTCCTCGAGCGGGCGCTCCAGGCCGAGGGCCGCGCCGCGGCCGTCCCGACCGCCGCCTCCGGCGCCTGA
- a CDS encoding PadR family transcriptional regulator, translated as MSLRSALLALLSSGPLTGYDVVKQFRTSVGHVWHAPDSQIYPELRKMHAEGLLSSRPVPWGSRGATKTEYTITPEGERALREWQDTPLDYVRERDPAQLKAAYFEWASPGAAAAQLRAHIEHYRQQRAQALEQIRALEDRTNPTLARRLAANPEDQWERITRFKVFAYEGQVARAEQEIAWAERGLRLLAELGELDGPGARETS; from the coding sequence GTGAGCCTCCGTTCGGCCCTGCTGGCGCTGCTCTCCTCCGGCCCGCTGACGGGCTACGACGTGGTCAAGCAGTTCAGGACCTCGGTGGGCCACGTCTGGCACGCCCCCGACTCGCAGATCTACCCGGAGCTGCGGAAGATGCACGCGGAGGGGCTGCTCTCGAGCCGGCCGGTCCCCTGGGGATCCCGCGGGGCCACCAAGACCGAGTACACGATCACCCCCGAGGGGGAGCGCGCCCTGCGGGAGTGGCAGGACACCCCGCTGGACTACGTCCGGGAACGCGATCCCGCCCAGCTCAAGGCCGCCTACTTCGAATGGGCCTCCCCCGGGGCGGCGGCCGCGCAGCTGCGCGCGCACATCGAGCACTACCGGCAGCAGCGCGCGCAGGCCCTCGAGCAGATCCGGGCGCTCGAGGACCGCACGAACCCCACGCTCGCCCGGCGTCTGGCGGCCAACCCGGAGGACCAGTGGGAGCGGATCACCCGGTTCAAGGTCTTCGCCTACGAGGGGCAGGTGGCCCGCGCCGAGCAGGAGATCGCGTGGGCCGAGCGCGGCCTGCGCCTGCTGGCGGAACTGGGCGAGCTGGACGGGCCCGGCGCGCGGGAGACGTCCTGA